A DNA window from Acidobacteriota bacterium contains the following coding sequences:
- a CDS encoding phage Gp37/Gp68 family protein: MANNSSIEWTDATWNPVTGCTKISSGCKNCYAERFAERFRGVMGHPYEQGFDLTLWPARLQLPLTWRRSRMVFVNSMSDLFHEDVPDEFIQSVFDVMEQATHHTFQFLTKRSVRLVQWTEARYSLDKARERRLWPRNVWAGVSVEDQSQTSRIGDLRNVPAFTRFLSVEPLLGPVRLSNQQLRSLHWVIVGGESGPGARPMNPKWVRDVRDACQATGVAFFFKQWGAHDARGRRVGKKAAGRRLDGRTWDAMPAVGVGPPSA, encoded by the coding sequence ATGGCCAACAACTCGAGCATCGAGTGGACGGACGCAACTTGGAATCCCGTCACTGGTTGCACAAAAATCAGTTCCGGATGCAAGAACTGCTACGCGGAGAGATTTGCGGAGCGATTCCGCGGCGTGATGGGTCATCCCTACGAGCAGGGGTTTGATCTGACGCTGTGGCCTGCGCGCCTCCAGCTTCCTCTCACTTGGAGACGTTCCCGAATGGTGTTCGTCAATTCGATGTCAGATCTTTTTCACGAAGACGTTCCCGACGAATTCATCCAGAGCGTTTTCGATGTGATGGAGCAAGCCACTCACCACACATTCCAGTTTCTGACGAAACGGTCGGTCCGCCTTGTACAGTGGACAGAGGCGAGGTATTCCTTGGACAAGGCTCGAGAAAGGCGGCTTTGGCCACGAAACGTGTGGGCCGGTGTTTCTGTGGAAGATCAGTCCCAGACGTCGCGAATAGGGGATCTGCGGAATGTCCCGGCATTCACTCGGTTCCTTTCCGTCGAGCCCCTATTGGGCCCTGTGAGACTCTCGAACCAACAGTTGCGTTCCCTCCACTGGGTCATCGTTGGTGGGGAGAGTGGGCCGGGGGCGAGACCCATGAATCCGAAGTGGGTTCGAGACGTCCGTGATGCCTGCCAAGCGACTGGGGTTGCATTCTTCTTCAAGCAGTGGGGAGCCCACGACGCCCGCGGTCGCCGCGTTGGAAAGAAAGCTGCGGGTCGCCGTCTGGACGGTCGGACCTGGGATGCGATGCCAGCCGTCGGGGTTGGGCCGCCAAGTGCTTGA
- a CDS encoding NACHT domain-containing protein, which yields MKLIQFRSPETTPAAPREEPPAGKPPASKATDAAARSLQAAVLRRVVSGQRYLQISAEAHRERCASRARAALAGAGPVLGESNGRHVPLGVTPIGGPAGYGVVALTDLVADSDSRRIALLGGPGSGKSTLMWLAARRVAESAGSRPVVPVVLALKSFQGVARTVGVQGIARHVTERILREISAPPYEWTRNDFLRAASNGWCLFLFDGLDEIDAEDARVVVSAIAGLVRAHPECRFVASARTAAYRGAVELRDFKRFEVQPVDPLGDDAAEYLSGIDSLKSHVKGFRQMLEFEAPIRAALSTPLRLLLAALIYRDKSEAIPEGRVKLYRDALEWIESPERRRTPQEQVSQWLMLSPEACLRSLAVLAVKAGEP from the coding sequence ATGAAGCTGATTCAGTTCCGATCGCCGGAGACGACCCCGGCGGCGCCTCGCGAGGAGCCGCCCGCAGGGAAACCGCCCGCCTCGAAGGCGACGGATGCCGCGGCCCGGTCGCTCCAGGCGGCCGTCCTCAGGCGGGTGGTGAGCGGGCAGCGCTACCTGCAGATCTCCGCCGAGGCGCATCGCGAGCGCTGCGCCTCGCGCGCCCGCGCCGCGCTGGCGGGAGCCGGTCCCGTGCTGGGGGAGTCGAACGGACGGCACGTGCCCCTCGGCGTCACGCCGATCGGTGGGCCGGCCGGGTACGGGGTGGTCGCGCTCACCGACCTCGTCGCGGACTCCGACTCGCGGCGGATCGCGCTTCTCGGGGGGCCTGGATCGGGGAAGTCGACGCTCATGTGGCTGGCGGCGCGCCGCGTCGCCGAGTCGGCCGGCAGCCGCCCCGTCGTCCCGGTGGTCCTCGCGCTGAAGAGCTTTCAGGGGGTGGCGCGGACGGTCGGGGTCCAGGGGATTGCGCGGCACGTGACCGAGCGGATCCTGCGCGAGATCTCCGCCCCTCCGTACGAGTGGACGCGGAACGACTTCCTGAGGGCCGCCTCGAACGGCTGGTGCCTGTTCCTCTTCGACGGCCTCGACGAGATCGACGCGGAGGACGCCCGCGTCGTCGTCTCGGCGATCGCCGGCCTCGTGCGGGCACACCCGGAGTGCCGCTTCGTCGCCTCCGCCCGCACCGCGGCCTACCGCGGTGCCGTCGAGCTCCGGGACTTCAAGAGGTTCGAGGTCCAGCCCGTCGATCCTCTCGGGGACGACGCGGCCGAATATCTATCGGGAATCGACAGCCTCAAGAGCCACGTCAAGGGCTTCCGGCAGATGCTCGAGTTCGAGGCGCCGATACGGGCCGCCCTCTCGACGCCGCTGCGGCTTCTTCTCGCCGCGCTGATCTACCGCGACAAGAGCGAGGCGATCCCCGAGGGGAGGGTGAAGCTCTACCGCGACGCGCTGGAGTGGATCGAGTCGCCGGAGAGACGGCGCACGCCCCAGGAGCAGGTGAGCCAGTGGCTCATGCTCTCCCCCGAGGCGTGCCTGAGGTCTCTCGCCGTCCTGGCGGTAAAGGCGGGCGAGCCCTAG
- a CDS encoding winged helix-turn-helix transcriptional regulator: MQMKRRSGGRRAGAADLIGKIPPRLFKALCDPNRIALLGRLAECRRPCGVTELSGCCAVDLSVVSRHLATLRDAGILTSSRRGKEIYYEVRAAELVGTLRAIADAIEGCCGCGPCAPAPRTSKPAGRGRASSGRKEKP, from the coding sequence ATGCAAATGAAAAGGCGGTCCGGCGGACGACGGGCGGGCGCGGCGGATCTCATCGGGAAGATCCCGCCGCGTCTCTTCAAGGCCCTGTGCGACCCGAACCGCATCGCCCTCCTCGGGCGCCTCGCCGAGTGCCGGCGCCCGTGCGGCGTCACGGAGCTTTCGGGATGCTGCGCAGTCGATCTCTCGGTCGTCTCCCGGCACCTCGCGACGCTGAGGGACGCGGGGATCCTGACGTCTTCGCGACGCGGCAAGGAGATCTACTACGAGGTCCGCGCGGCGGAGCTGGTCGGGACATTGCGCGCGATAGCGGACGCCATCGAAGGATGCTGCGGGTGCGGCCCGTGCGCTCCCGCGCCACGAACGTCGAAACCCGCCGGAAGGGGGCGTGCCTCGTCCGGCAGAAAGGAAAAGCCATGA
- the arsM gene encoding arsenite methyltransferase, with amino-acid sequence MREQERVREDVSRAYAKAVTEGSGCCGGAPKGVAAKIAGYGDAETSALPEDAVVNSFGCGNPVAFSGVREGETVVDLGSGAGIDLLLAGKRTGPTGRVIGVDMTDEMIARARQNIARSGMAHVEVRKGIIEELPVESGTVDWVISNCVINLSPEKPRVFAEIARVLKPGGRMLVSDIVVEKLPEWARGDAAAYASCIAGAISESEYAAGLLEAGLADVEVRARLVYDRDQIEGLVTSDLDASDPVMTPPSSCCGPSCESTAGRLAAEAEGNVQSLTFYARKPLA; translated from the coding sequence ATGAGAGAGCAGGAGAGGGTTCGGGAGGACGTATCCAGGGCGTACGCGAAGGCCGTGACGGAAGGGTCGGGGTGCTGCGGCGGGGCGCCGAAGGGGGTCGCCGCGAAGATCGCAGGCTACGGGGACGCCGAGACCAGCGCCCTCCCCGAGGACGCGGTCGTCAACTCGTTCGGCTGCGGGAACCCGGTGGCGTTCAGCGGCGTCCGCGAGGGAGAGACGGTCGTGGATCTCGGGAGCGGCGCCGGCATCGACCTGCTCCTCGCCGGGAAGAGGACGGGGCCGACGGGCCGCGTCATCGGCGTCGACATGACGGACGAGATGATCGCGCGCGCGCGGCAAAACATCGCCCGCTCGGGGATGGCGCACGTCGAGGTCCGGAAGGGGATCATCGAGGAGCTTCCCGTCGAGAGCGGGACGGTCGACTGGGTGATCTCGAACTGCGTCATCAACCTCTCCCCCGAGAAGCCGAGGGTCTTCGCCGAGATCGCGCGCGTCCTCAAGCCGGGCGGACGGATGCTCGTCTCGGACATCGTCGTCGAGAAGCTCCCGGAGTGGGCGCGCGGCGACGCGGCCGCGTACGCCTCGTGCATCGCCGGGGCGATCTCCGAGTCCGAGTACGCCGCAGGGCTCCTCGAGGCGGGGCTCGCCGACGTCGAGGTCCGGGCGCGGCTCGTCTATGACCGGGACCAGATCGAGGGGCTCGTCACGTCCGATCTCGACGCGAGCGACCCCGTCATGACGCCGCCTTCGAGCTGCTGCGGCCCGTCGTGCGAGTCGACCGCCGGCAGGCTCGCGGCCGAGGCGGAGGGAAATGTCCAGAGCCTGACCTTCTACGCGAGGAAGCCGCTGGCGTGA